The genomic interval GGGAAGTTGGCCTGGACGAGCGACGAGGGGTGGAAGAAATCTCTGCGGTATCTGAAGGAGACGCTGGTCACGAGCGTCAGCCTCCGGCATGAGGGGCTCCGCGTCCGCCTGTACTGCAACGACGTGGTGGATTTCAACCGCAACGTTTACATCAAGCGCATCCGCGTCACCAATCTGGCCGATGAGCGGCGGGAAATCCGCCTCTTCCTCCAGCAGGACCTGTCGATGTTCGGCACGAAAGTGGGGGACACGGCGTACTACGACCCGCGCCTCAAGTGCATCTTGCACTACCGCGGGCGGCGGTACCTGCTGGCGAGTTTCTCCCGCACGGGGCCCGACGGGAAGGACGTGCACGGCGTCGAGATGTTCGCGACGGGCGTCTGCGGATTCCGCGGGGCCGAAGGCACCTGGCGCGATGCTGAGGACGGCCGGTTGGGCGGCAATCCCATCAGCCAGGGCGCCGTGGATTCCACCATCGGCCTCGCGCTCACTCTGGAGCCGAAGGCTTCCGAGGACGTTTACTACTACCTCGTGGCCGCCTACTCCTACGAGGAGGTCAAGGAACTCCACGACGTCGTCAAGGATCGGACGCCCGCGCGGATGCTCAAGCGGACCACCGGCTATTGGCGGGCCTGGGTGAATGGGCCGGGCTTCAACTTCGGCAACCTTCCGGTTCAGGTCCGCCGGCTGTTCAAGCGCAGCCTGCTCGTTGTCCGAAGCCAGATTGACAACCGCGGGGCCGTCATCGCCGCCAACGATTCCGACATCATGCAGTTCTCCCGCGACACGTACTCCTACATGTGGCCGAGAGACGGCGCCCTGGTGTGCCACGCCCTCGACCTGGCCGGCTACCCTGACATCACGCGGCGGTTCTACGACCTCTGCCGAAATTGTATCACGGACGAGGGTTACCTCCTGCACAAGTACAACCCCGACGGCACGCCGGCTTCTTCCTGGCACCCATGGATCGTGGACGGTAAGGAGCGCCTCCCGATCCAGGAAGATCAGACCGCGCTGGTCCTCTGGTCGCTGTGGCGTCACTTCTGGATGTACCGCGACGTAGAGTACGTCCGGCCGCTGTACCACCCGCTGATTCTGAGAGCGGCCGATTTCATGGTCAACTTTCGCGATCCGGAGACGCACCTTCCCCAACCGTCCTATGACGTGTGGGAAGAACGTTACGGCATCCACACGTTCACGGCCGCGGCCGTGTACGGCGCGCTGGTCGCCGCGAGAAACTTCGCCCAGGTCTTCGGCGATGCTCGCCATGCCGAACGCTACGACCGCGCGGCGGCGGAAGTGCGGGAGGGGATGGCCAAGTATCTCTGGAACGAGCGTCTCGGCCGATTCATCCGCCGGCTCGTGCCCACCGATTCGCCCCAGGCGAAATGGGAAGAAGACGTTACCGTGGATGCGAGTCTCTTTGCCGTCTTCAAGTTTCATGCCTTCGAGGCCGACGACCCGCGCGTCGAGAGCACCATGGACCAGGTGGCCAAGACCCTGTGGGTCAAAACGCCCGTCGGAGGCCTGGCGCGCTACGAGAACGACACCTACCATCGCGCCTCCGGCGACCGCCGCGGCGTGCCGGGCAACCCCTGGTTCGTCTGCACCATCTGGCTGGCCGACTACTACATCGAGAAAGGGGCGACCGTCGAGGAACTCAAGCGCGCCGTGCCGATCTTCGACTGGGTGGCGACGCATGCTCTCGAGTCCGGCATCCTGGCGGAACAGGTCGATCCGTACACCACCCGGCCACTCTCGGTCAGCCCGCTGACGTGGAGCCACGGCACGTTCATCATGACGATCGTGAAGTACCTCCAGAAACTCGAGGACCTGCACCGCTGTCCGACCTGCGGTCGCAGCGTCTTCCGGACGGATCGCGGAGGGCGGCACCAGATCCGCAGCCATTCCTGGATCCAAGCCCATGAGGTCTGGGAGGTGGACGAACAGACGCCCGACCTCGTGGCCGTCGGGGCGTTCGGCGAGGACGGGCGGCGCGTCACCGTTTCCGTCAACACGCGGGATTGCGTCGGATGCGGCGTGTGCATTGCGCGGTGCCAGGCCAAGATCTTCGAAATGTGCAACGACAAGTCGTTCATCAACCTCCAGCGATTAGCCGCCTGCACGCTGTGCCGCGAGTGTGAAACCTATTGCCCGATTCGCGTGATCACGCTGAGCGTCGAATCGCCGGGCGAGGCCGGCAAGACCTGAGCGGGGTTGGAATAAGCAAGCCCAGGGACTGGAGTCCCTG from Planctomycetota bacterium carries:
- a CDS encoding glycoside hydrolase family 15 protein, giving the protein GKLAWTSDEGWKKSLRYLKETLVTSVSLRHEGLRVRLYCNDVVDFNRNVYIKRIRVTNLADERREIRLFLQQDLSMFGTKVGDTAYYDPRLKCILHYRGRRYLLASFSRTGPDGKDVHGVEMFATGVCGFRGAEGTWRDAEDGRLGGNPISQGAVDSTIGLALTLEPKASEDVYYYLVAAYSYEEVKELHDVVKDRTPARMLKRTTGYWRAWVNGPGFNFGNLPVQVRRLFKRSLLVVRSQIDNRGAVIAANDSDIMQFSRDTYSYMWPRDGALVCHALDLAGYPDITRRFYDLCRNCITDEGYLLHKYNPDGTPASSWHPWIVDGKERLPIQEDQTALVLWSLWRHFWMYRDVEYVRPLYHPLILRAADFMVNFRDPETHLPQPSYDVWEERYGIHTFTAAAVYGALVAARNFAQVFGDARHAERYDRAAAEVREGMAKYLWNERLGRFIRRLVPTDSPQAKWEEDVTVDASLFAVFKFHAFEADDPRVESTMDQVAKTLWVKTPVGGLARYENDTYHRASGDRRGVPGNPWFVCTIWLADYYIEKGATVEELKRAVPIFDWVATHALESGILAEQVDPYTTRPLSVSPLTWSHGTFIMTIVKYLQKLEDLHRCPTCGRSVFRTDRGGRHQIRSHSWIQAHEVWEVDEQTPDLVAVGAFGEDGRRVTVSVNTRDCVGCGVCIARCQAKIFEMCNDKSFINLQRLAACTLCRECETYCPIRVITLSVESPGEAGKT